One genomic segment of Cottoperca gobio chromosome 21, fCotGob3.1, whole genome shotgun sequence includes these proteins:
- the tmsb4x gene encoding thymosin beta-4 — protein sequence MSDKICVDEVTTFDKTKLKKTDTEEKNTLPTKETIDQEKKS from the exons ATGAGTGACAAAATATGCGTCGATGAAGTCACAACATTCGACAAGACcaagctgaagaagactgatactgaggagaaaaacaccctGCCAACCAAAGAAA CCATCGATCAGGAGAAGAAGTCATAA
- the tlr8a gene encoding LOW QUALITY PROTEIN: toll-like receptor 8 (The sequence of the model RefSeq protein was modified relative to this genomic sequence to represent the inferred CDS: deleted 1 base in 1 codon): protein MTVTCWTHLLLFCLCCHYELQPAACKPEWMSSWFPCDVTAYNDSKVLFDCRGRHLHAVPLGITSNATELNLSENFMKNISVHAFSNLLNLTHLDLSWANKNKGTIIDVNAFQNLTKLRTLKLTGNCLSEIPGNLPLSVEKVDLSNNRILLLDNRSLAGLTNMTHLWLSKNCFFWNPCGKSVKIMKDTFVVMRKLQSLNLSFNNLTEVPKGLPQSLIMLNLGSNRIQNIADDFLGLPNLKVLKIDGNCPRCLTAPTPCVPCQNISLGIHPNAFQDLTQLEELNLGGNSLDHLNPSWFERLYSLKHLFLTFNFLLKAITEEATFLKYLPRLERIDLSFNFGHRLYPATLNLSKEFSNLVSLQTFHMEGLVFQRIGPGTLSPLYELKNLSALNLGTNFIIHSDSTLFSKFYNLKMIYLTENRLYPTPEKNPSHSSDGFNQRSDLFISPLIKLYPKDFVYGVSRSLVKEECFNSGRVLSLSSNNLFFISPKQFVGYGNIACLNLSRNGFSAALNGTEFSSLPNLTYLDLSFNKIDLAFNNAFKELNKLEVLDLSHNEHYFKAFGVTANLNFTQNLPALRVLNMSHNDISVLTTKQMYSRSLTELQFSHNFLGTLWKDSLYKKLFINLTNLMILDISHNNLAKIPDDVYKYLPCNLTILRINHNFLTDFTWDKLKLFHQLQFLDLSFNDLSNLTGMSSNVTDTLTFLDLSHNHIFHLANGFFKGARSLSTLSLRNNKLTIINQSTFETTPKSKIETLFLQRNPFQCTCDSLDFILWIENSDFKIPRLTTEVTCDTPANQKDHPLIGFNINQCVNDNEAFLIYILTSSFTIVFMIVATVAHLFYWDASYVLHYMKAKLKGYSSLNSPDSVYDVFVTYDTTDPRVSEWVMRDLRVKLEEEGEMHLPLCLEERDWTPGVPLVDNLTQSIRCSRKTLFVLTEGYVKTGGFKLAMYLAHQRLLDENMDVIVLLMLEPVLQHSHFLRLRRRLCEKSVVEWPRTAAAEPWFWQNLRNVVRVDNKVMYNKTYSKYFTNK, encoded by the exons ATG ACGGTCACATGTTGGACGCACTTGCTGCTGTTCTGTCTGTGTTGCCACTATGAGCTCCAGCCTGCTGCATGTAAGCCTGAGTGGATGTCCTCTTGGTTCCCTTGTGATGTCACAGCCTACAATGACTCTAAGGTCCTATTTGACTGTAGAGGCCGTCATCTGCATGCAGTACCTTTAGGGATAACCAGTAATGCAACTGAGCTCAATTTATCCGAAAACTTCATGAAGAATATTTCGGTTCATGCATTTTCCAACCTGCTTAATCTGACTCACCTTGATCTCAGCTGGGCAAACAAGAACAAAGGAACGATCATTGATGTGAATGCTTTCCAAAATCTGACAAAACTGCGTACGCTGAAACTGACTGGCAACTGTCTGAGTGAAATTCCCGGCAACCTCCCTCTCAGCGTAGAAAAAGTCGACCTGAGCAATAACAGGATTCTGTTGTTGGATAACAGGAGCCTTGCTGGCTTAACAAACATGACGCACTTATGGTTATCCAAAAACTGCTTCTTCTGGAATCCTTGTGGGAAATCTGTCAAGATCATGAAAGACACTTTTGTGGTAATGAGAAAACTGCAGTCTCTGAACTTGTCCTTTAACAACCTAACTGAAGTTCCCAAAGGATTACCCCAAtcattaatcatgttaaatCTGGGTTCTAACAGAATACAGAACATAGCTGATGATTTTCTTGGGCTACCAAATTTAAAAGTCCTAAAAATAGATGGGAACTGTCCACGATGTCTAACTGCTCCAACTCCCTGTGTTCCCtgccaaaacatttcccttgGTATCCATCCTAATGCATTTCAAGATCTAACACAGCTTGAGGAACTGAACCTGGGAGGAAACTCACTGGACCACCTGAATCCCTCGTGGTTTGAGAGGCTGTACAGTCTTAAACATTTGTTCCTTACATTTAACTTCTTATTAAAGGCAATTACTGAGGAGgcaacatttctaaaatacCTTCCAAGGTTAGAAAGAATTGATCTCTCTTTCAACTTTGGTCACAGGTTGTACCCTGCGACATTAAATCTCTCAAAGGAGTTTTCGAATCTTGTGTCCCTCCAAACTTTTCATATGGAGGGTTTGGTATTCCAGCGTATTGGACCTGGCACGCTCAGCCCTCTGTACGAGCTCAAAAATCTGTCTGCCCTGAATTTAGGGACTAACTTCATTATTCACTCTGATTCCACCCTATTTAGCAAATTCTACAACCTGAAAATGATATACCTCACAGAAAACAGGCTGTATCCCACTCCAGAGAAGAATCCCTCACACTCAAGTGATGGTTTCAATCAGAGGTCAGACCTTTTTATTTCCCCGCTCATAAAACTCTATCCGAAAGATTTTGTTTATGGGGTATCACGCAGCCTTGTTAAGGAAGAGTGCTTTAATTCTGGACGAGTGCTAAGCCTTAGCTCAAATAATCTATTCTTCATTTCTCCAAAGCAATTTGTGGGCTATGGAAATATTGCATGTTTGAACCTCTCAAGAAATGGATTTTCTGCAGCACTTAATGGAACAGAGTTCTCCTCGCTGCCTAATCTGACATACCTGGACCTGTCATTCAATAAGATTGATCTGGCCTTTAACAACGCCTTCAAAGAACTAAATAAACTAGAGGTGCTAGACCTCAGTCACAATGAACACTACTTTAAAGCTTTCGGGGTAACAGCA AATTTAAATTTTACGCAAAATCTGCCCGCACTGAGGGTGCTGAATATGAGTCATAACGATATTTCCGTATTAACGACAAAACAGATGTACAGCAGATCATTGACAGAACTTCAGTTTTCACATAATTTTCTCGGGACTCTTTGGAAAGATAGCTTATACAAGAAGCTTTTTATTAATCTTACTAATTTGATGATTTTAGATATATCCCACAACAACCTTGCAAAGATTCCCGATGATGTTTATAAATATTTGCCGTGTAACCTGACCATACTACGCATAAATCACAACTTTCTTACTGACTTTACGTGGGACAAACTCAAGTTGTTTCATCAACTTCAATTTTTAGACCTGAGCTTCAATGATTTATCTAATCTGACAGGTATGAGCTCTAACGTCACCGACACTTTGACTTTCCTTGACCTGAGTCATAATCACATCTTCCACTTGGCCAATGGGTTTTTTAAGGGTGCAAGAAGCCTTTCAACTCTTAGCCTCAGAAACAACAAACTGACTATCATCAATCAATCCACCTTCGAAACGACACCTAAATCTAAGATTGAGACTTTGTTCTTGCAGAGAAACCCGTTCCAGTGTACCTGCGATTCATTAGATTTCATTCTGTGGATTGAAAACAGTGATTTCAAGATCCCTAGACTGACCACCGAGGTGACATGCGACACGCCGGCAAACCAGAAGGATCACCCTCTGATCGGCTTTAACATTAATCAGTGTGTAAATGACAATGAGGCGTTCTTGATCTACATTCTCACCAGTTCCTTCACTATCGTTTTTATGATCGTGGCAACAGTTGCTCACTTATTTTACTGGGATGCTTCCTACGTCCTACACTATATGAAAGCGAAGCTGAAAGGATACAGTTCCTTAAACTCACCGGACAGTGTTTATGACGTGTTCGTGACTTACGACACCACAGATCCACGTGTCTCTGAGTGGGTGATGAGGGATCTGCGAGTGAAActggaagaggaaggagagatgcatcttcctctgtgtctggAGGAGAGGGATTGGACCCCCGGAGTCCCACTGGTAGATAACCTCACTCAGAGCATCCGGTGCAGTCGTAAGACCCTGTTCGTCTTAACGGAGGGCTACGTTAAGACTGGGGGTTTTAAGCTGGCGATGTATCTGGCCCACCAAAGACTGCTAGATGAAAACATGGATGTGATCGTGCTGCTGATGCTGGAACCCGTGCTGCAGCACTCTCACTTCCTGCGCCTGAGGAGGAGGCTGTGTGAGAAGAGTGTTGTGGAGTGGCCGAGAACAGCGGCTGCAGAGCCCTGGTTTTGGCAAAACCTGAGGAATGTGGTGAGAGTGGACAACAAGGTGATGTACAACAAGACTTATTCAAAGTACTTCACCAACAAGTGA
- the LOC115026585 gene encoding toll-like receptor 7 encodes MSFRLMCVTLLGLWCCLSMSTASVYYPKTLPCDVIETNNGSVVTVDCTERSLKDVPAGIPRDTTNLTLTINHIPKLNSTSFHGLENLTEIDMRCNCVPIKVGPKDNMCTKSVIIEENTFTSLRNLRALYLDGNQLHSIPKGLPPNLILLSLEVNHIFYISKAKMAEIRNIQMLYLSQNCYYRNPCNVSYEIEEGAFLQLNNLTLLCLKSNNLSFIPNQLPTSLKELYLYNNNIQKVTDEDFKNLTNLEILDISGNCPRCYNAPFPCDPCPDNSPLDISNTAFKMLTKLKTLRLHSNSLTSVPFEWFSSTTELRVLDLSSNFLARAIGDTQFPHFLGKLEELDLSFNYELQRYPETLRLSCSFSSLKSLRILRLKGFVFQQLKPESIAPIKNLTNLEVLDLGTNFIKMTNLSILMELKSFKIISLSDNKISSPSDGQGGVGYSGGEPLYWSPMSSAAQYQSDEVREIHYFRYDEYARSCKYKDKELGTVTSFVNKNCSQFGKTLDVSRNNIFFLHARFLNLGELRCLNLSGNAMSQSLNGSEFTYLTNLQYLDFSSNRLDLLYSTAFQELKNLVILDISYNNHYFESEGLTHMLNFTINLKNLKVLLMNHNKISTSTNTELESQSLERLEFIDNRLDMLWRDGDTRYVNYFKKLSNLTVLDISYNNLNFIPPEVFSGLPDKLSELYITNNKLKDKSFDWEKLKLLNSLQVLDLSGNHLNTVPPMLSFCTKSLTKLLLNHNYILRLTPDFLKDASKLKYLDLSSNQIQHIEKSSFPDDVVNQMDMLLLHDNKFLCSCNATWFVTWLNATRVYIPRLGTDVTCVNPGAQRGHPVISVDLLACQHHYLSIILYTLMTSLVLSFLTLSISSHLFLWDVWYIYHFCRAKLKGYGRLYSQSSAYDAFVIYDKEDAAVSEWVMKEMCAHLEEHGDRRLTLCLEERDWLPGCPLIDNLSQSIHNSKRTVFVLTNRYIKSGNFTTAFYMAHQRLMDEKNDVIVLILLEKVPCNSKYLRLRKRLYKRSVLEWPTNPQAQLYFWFSLRSVLATESHKQYNNLFKETL; translated from the exons ATGTCCTTCCGCCTG atgtgtgtgacACTGCTGGGCCTGTGGTGTTGCCTCTCCATGTCGACAGCTAGCGTTTATTACCCAAAAACTCTGCCATGTGATGTGATCGAGACCAACAACGGCAGCGTGGTGACGGTCGACTGCACCGAGAGAAGCCTCAAAGATGTCCCCGCTGGCATCCCCAGAGACACAACCAATCTGACGCTCACCATCAACCATATTCCTAAATTAAACTCCACCTCCTTTCACGGTCTGGAGAACCTGACTGAGATTGACATGAGGTGCAACTGTGTGCCCATCAAAGTCGGGCCCAAGGACAACATGTGCACCAAGAGTGTGATAATAGAGGAAAACACCTTTACCAGCCTGAGGAACCTGCGAGCACTGTATCTAGATGGCAATCAGCTCCACAGTATACCTAAAGGCCTCCCTCCAAACCTCATCCTGCTGAGTCTGGAAGTGAATCACATCTTTTATATTTCTAAAGCAAAGATGGCTGAGATTAGAAATATCCAGATGCTTTACCTCAGTCAAAACTGTTATTACCGTAACCCATGTAACGTTTCCTATGAAATAGAGGAAGGTGCATTTTTACAGCTTAACAATTTAACATTGCTGTGTCTTAAGTCAAACAACTTATCCTTTATTCCAAATCAACTGCCCACAAGTCTGAAGGAGTTGTACctctacaacaacaacattcaaaAGGTCACCGATGAGGATTTCAAAAACTTAACTAACCTTGAGATTCTAGATATCAGCGGAAACTGTCCTCGGTGTTACAACGCTCCTTTCCCGTGCGACCCGTGCCCAGATAATTCACCCCTTGACATCAGCAACAcggcttttaaaatgttgacaaaacTAAAGACGCTGCGCCTGCACAGTAACTCTCTGACGAGCGTGCCGTTTGAGTGGTTTTCCAGCACGACAGAGCTGAGAGTGCTCGATCTCTCGTCAAACTTTTTAGCGAGAGCGATAGGAGACACGCAATTCCCACATTTCCTGGGAAAACTGGAAGAACTGGACCTTTCATTTAACTATGAGCTTCAGAGGTACCCTGAAACACTGAGGCTGAGCTGCAGTTTCTCCTCCCTCAAATCCCTTCGGATTCTCAGGCTGAAGGGCTTTGTGTTTCAGCAGCTAAAGCCGGAGAGCATTGCTCCCATCAAAAATCTCACAAACCTGGAGGTTTTAGATCTGGGtacaaactttattaaaatgacTAACCTCAGTATTCTGATGGAATTAAAAAGCTTCAAAATAATCAGTCTGTCTGACAACAAAATATCTTCCCCCTCTGACGGCCAAGGTGGCGTCGGTTACTCGGGGGGAGAGCCATTGTACTGGTCTCCCATGTCGTCTGCAGCTCAGTACCAAAGTGACGAAGTGAGAGAGATTCATTACTTCAGATATGATGAATATGCTCGCAGCTGCAAATACAAAGATAAGGAACTTGGAACGGTCACATCCTTTGTGAACAAGAATTGCAGTCAGTTCGGCAAAACTCTAGATGTGAGCAGgaacaacattttcttcttgCATGCAAGATTTCTAAATCTCGGAGAGCTGAGATGCCTCAATCTGTCGGGAAATGCAATGAGCCAAAGTCTGAATGGCTCTGAATTTACCTATCTGACTAATTTACAATATCTAGACTTCTCCTCAAATCGCCTTGACCTGCTCTACTCCACCGCATTTCAAGAGCTGAAAAATCTGGTCATCTTAGATATAAGTTACAACAACCATTACTTTGAGTCGGAGGGCTTGACTCACATGCTTAATTTTACCATCAATTTGAAAAATCTCAAGGTATTGCTCATGAATCACAACAAGATCTCTACTTCTACTAACACAGAGCTGGAGAGTCAATCTCTAGAGAGGTTAGAGTTCATAGATAACCGCTTAGATATGCTGTGGAGGGACGGGGACACCAGGTATGTCAATTATTTCAAGAAATTAAGTAATCTGACTGTCCTCGACATCTCCTATAACAACCTCAACTTCATTCCGCCGGAAGTGTTCAGCGGTCTGCCGGACAAACTGTCTGAGCTCTacatcacaaacaacaaactaaaagacAAATCCTTTGATTGGGAGAAACTAAAACTTTTAAATTCATTGCAAGTCTTAGATCTCAGTGGAAACCACTTGAATACTGTCCCCCCCATGCTGTCATTCTGTACCAAGTCTCTCACGAAGCTCCTTCTAAATCACAACTACATCCTGAGACTCACGCCGGATTTCCTCAAGGACGCCTCCAAATTGAAATATCTGGATCTCAGTTCTAATCAAATACAGCACATTGAAAAATCGAGCTTTCCAGACGATGTCGTTAATCAGATGGACATGCTGCTTCTGCACGATAACAAATTCCTCTGCAGTTGCAACGCCACTTGGTTTGTCACATGGCTCAACGCGACCCGGGTGTACATCCCCAGACTGGGCACGGATGTTACTTGTGTTAACCCGGGGGCACAAAGAGGTCATCCTGTGATCTCAGTGGACCTGCTAGCCTGCCAGCACCACTACCTGTCAATCATCCTCTACACCCTCATGACTTCCCTCGTCCTCAGCTTCCTCACCCTGTCAATCTCCAGCCATCTCTTCCTGTGGGACGTCTGGTACATCTACCACTTCTGCCGGGCGAAGCTCAAAGGTTATGGCCGCCTGTACTCCCAAAGCTCTGCCTATGACGCCTTTGTGATATATGACAAGGAGGATGCGGCGGTGTCAGAGTGGGTGATGAAGGAAATGTGCGCTCATCTGGAGGAACACGGAGACCGCCGCCTGACGCTGTGTCTGGAGGAGCGGGATTGGCTACCCGGATGCCCCCTGATCGACAACCTCTCTCAGAGCATCCACAACAGCAAGAGGACCGTGTTCGTTCTCACCAACAGATATATCAAAAGCGGCAACTTCACGACAGCTTTCTACATGGCCCACCAAAGACTAATGGATGAGAAGAACGATGTTATCGTACTGATCCTCTTGGAGAAAGTACCTTGCAATTCAAAGTACCTGAGATTAAGGAAGAGACTGTATAAGCGCTCTGTGTTGGAGTGGCCGACTAACCCTCAAGCCCAGTTGTACTTCTGGTTCAGCCTGAGAAGCGTTTTAGCCACTGAAAGTCACAAACAGTACAACAAtctcttcaaagagacactgtAA